The DNA segment GTTTCCTGAGTGTCAAATGACATTTCCTGTAACCTTGGTGGACAGTCCAAATGTGAAATATTTTTCTGAATACAAATCCAGAGTTATGACCTCCAAAAAAAATATGACAGAAAACGAAACCGTGCACATAAGACTCCAGTAGAAGACACAAACCTTCACATGAGTGATTTATCCTTTCAAACAACTGGTGTAATAATTGCACCTGATTTGTATGCATGAGCACTTTCGAAATTttgattttcttctctttttcataGCTGACAGTTAACACGTGTCGTGTGACATTAACTGACAAAGATTTGTTGCATTTTCTCTTGCTGCATAGGCAGGTATGCTTGAAAGTAATTTAATATGGTTTCATTTCTTTCAGTGTGGTCGCATACATTTAGGCTAGAGTCAAAACTTTATTGGCATCTGTCATACCTTATGCACGCAGCTACACATTCCATGAGTGCTCCTGTTACCGTTTGCAAGTCTTTccgttctttttttctcctgcaaGTTTTGAATATTATTTGCAGGTGTGGGACCACTTCTATGTTTTTTAGCCTTCCTCGAGAGATAGATTCAAAACCATTTCTTGTTTGAAATGTATTTTCTCTTCCCACTCCTGCGTGGGTCTAAATAATTTAAGGCCTGCAGCAATGTGAAACGAGTAAAGTAAATAAAACTTCAGATGCTGACAATGTCTTAGTCGTGATGTCTACACCCAGGTTCTTAAGGGATGCGTGGTGTTTTACGAATCCCTCTGTACTGTTCCAGGAGTTTTTCTCATGTGCTGTAGCAGAGAGCAGCTATGGTGTGCATGCGCAATTCTTGTGCACAGTGCGTACAGTTTATAGCTATTCTTCAAATTACTTGTGGGCCCTGCCACTTACACGCAACGTGATTTTGGAGAGGAAGCTCTTGGTTTGGTCATGAATCTTGCCTATGCGAAGGATGCATGTAGTGCATCATGGGTCGTGCTATCTCTGATGACAGCAAAAATTTGCATTGaatttttttgcagtgaaaaCACAGGTGGATATAGACACCTGCTTTTTGAGCCAGTGATACGGTTGTACCTCATTGTGAATTATTGCAGTCCAGCATTCTGGAAAGCCAAAGTGCAACACGAGGCTTGCTTTTCGCATTGTTTTGCGTCATGCATAGCACAAGCTTCGACCTTGGAGATATATTTGTGGGAAATTGAATAGGTGGTCAACCTGCACAGGTCTTGCACAAAGGCAGCCGACTGTGCAACCTTTTTGACAGTCTTCATCTTCTCATACCGCATACATGACCTCAATTTTTTTCGATGCTCCCAAGGTTGTGACGATAAACCGTATTTCTTTGGGCACAAGTTGCCGTCACCCAACCAGAATCTCTCTGGTGGGGAGCTGCATGGACATATTTTAATGCCATCAAGTATGTaggcatcaccatcatcagccttactggacccattgcagggcaaaggactctcctCTATCtttccgattaaccctgtccctgTGTGCAGGCATCCCCTCTTAAACTATGCAGTGTGGAATGATGCAACATAGCATTGGTGCATTAaaggcacaaacatgcttcttgCTGAGGTGCAAGCAAAACCCACCTCCTACGAAGAGACTCAAACTTCAAAACCCCCTTGGTAATGTCGGGATTATGCTTTGAATTAATGATATGGTTCTCTCACTGAACGCATCAATAAACCTCacttctgtggatgtgcataacaTCTTTTTGTTCAAATTCTGTATACAGCAGCCGTACTCATCTTTGGTATAGTAGCCCAGAGCTGTTTGTAGATCATCTGGGCTTAATATGGACCTTAATATGGGTTCATGGGTGACCATACATGGTGCTCGTCGCACCAACTTTTGAGATTTATAAATTACATACTTCATCTGATTAGGAAGGACAGCCTGGACTTTTCAAAGCTTGGGTAGCACTGGCAACAGAGTTAAAAGGGAGAGACGTTGCTGAAAGGACTGCGCAGAATTGTAATCCTGATTCAAGTTGGCCACTCTGTGCAATCCGTACATCTGTGTGCTCGGACACATTGCAAACATCACTGCCAGCAGTGAGATAATTTAAATTCTTTTTTGTTGGGAATTATTATCCACCATCCTAAGCTTTCTGTTCACAGAACATTTCCCACGTCACAGATCTGTCGGCTGTGAAGCATCAGAAGGGTCACCTAACTCTTCCTCCTCGGGGATACTTTCATCGGCTCTTTCACCAGTGGGTGCATCACTAGCTGATAGCATTTGCTTAAACTGTCTAGAACAGTTCCGACACAGATGGTAATGACTACGGACTGGACCTGTACCTGGTTGAAAAATGTCAATATCAGTTCAATATATTGAACTGGATAATCTCTTTGGAACAGAATGCTCTCGTGTATCTTAGCATAGTATGTGCAGACAACTCTATTGCCACTGCACTGCAAAGCAATGGAACCTATTTGCCAGCTGCAAAAAGCTGAAAAAAGCACTACATCCATGCGTAACGGCTTCAAAGAAAACTTGTAGACAAAGCGGGGCCTGCAGTTCTCACCGCCATCTGTGTCAAGACTGGGTGCATGCGAATGGCTTATATGATGTTTGAGCATAAAGTTCACATCTGCAATGCGGAGATTCGAGTGTGCAGTCTATAACTGAAAAATGCATAGACGCAACACGTTCACTCTTTGCAGGCAAATTTTGTTAGTTTCACATGCTACTGCAGGTGAAACTTGAAAATTAGTTTGCTCAAATAGTTGCTGTGTGCACTCATTTATCACATATATCGTTGCATAGACCAACACTGCACTCACAGACATAAATAGCGCTCCCCAGAGTTGGCCGGCTATGAGCAGTTGTCGCACGCATGCAGTTGTAATTCCGACAGGGCCTGGACACTCCCGTGCAAACTTGTTCATTTTTTGTTGTATATTGTAAATGTGTGTAGTGTATAAACAAACTCCTCCGTCTCCTTTCTAGCTATTGCTCCCTCTGTACTTCTCCTTGCTATCCTCTCCCTGCACATCTAATTTCCACTGCGGCTTGGGTGCTCAGCGTATCAGGTAGCAATTACCATGGCTGATATCTTTTCCtgcctttttgtattttttttaataataaaccACTGCTACTGCTAGGTGGTAGGGGGGTATCAGCGATGCCATAGTATGCTATGGTGCACATTTCATTCATTATCCCAATTAAAAACTGCTTTCCATTCCCACTGTAGGCTATGTAGCGTGTAAACTTTATTTGCGAGCAAATAAGAGTAATAAAGAATATGGCAGCACACCTGACTCGGTGAGAAGCTCCTCCAATTTGTAGCAACACCTAGCTGGTTGACCACCTAAGGCATTGTGCGGTTATGTCCGAAATCGTAACGCATGTTTATTGAGCCATCTTAAATTGAATTtggcattttgtatttttttctagcttaaaccaaaaagtccaacccctatttTTAAAATAACCGTGGAATTTAAAAAGTGTTAAATATTTAGGCTGTTTGATGTCTCATAGGATTACCTGACCGTATTTAGACCACAGAATGAAATGGTACAGCCAATGGAAAATGTTATAGCATGGAATCTGAGTGGTTGGGCCACGAGACAAAAGCAGAAATTGAAGTTCATCCATAAAAAGCCGAGCAGTGCAAAAATCaaataagcaaaaagaaatacATAAAAAGCAACAGGCTAACCATGGGCATATACACTTTACATGCTTAGGCAAGTGGAACGAGTCCTTTCTGTCCAATCACCTTCATGCCTGAATCACTTTATTTGGTTGTGATAAATTCATCCTTATTTCCTGCTTTCAACTTGCTGCTGCACTAACTTAAGCAGCTCTGAAAGCAGCAAGCGTTCCTTAAAAACAGCAAAATGTTACCTTAGCTGATGTCCAGAAGACAGAGGGCCATACATCAAATGGTCTACATCATGACCACCGCGGAAGCCAGGACACTTCTTAATAAGGGTTGATATGGTTGCAAACATTGCCACTGTTCTTACATGCAATTAAAAACTGTCTCTGGCAAAGTAACAGCCGTTGCAAACTATGCTATATTAGTAGACTAAGCTTGACAAGGATTTGGAGCCCAAGTCTGCACCACGATGTCTACAAGGTCATGGAGTATTGCCCAAAAATGTACAACAGCACTACTTAGTCTGACGATGCCACTGCTCTCCTGGCTGCAGCACTTTGCTGAGTGAAGCTCGTGTGCAGTAGCCAGCAGGCTATGAAGTACACCTCTAAAACGCTGAATTTTCTTGGTTGAACTGAATTTCACAAAATTAGTTTAGTATACTATTATTGCTTCTATTTGCGGTTTAAATTGAGGAGTGCAACCTCTAAATGCTTAGAAGAACCATACAAGAGCTACCATAAAATGTGGAAGCATCTATCATAAAAAAAACCTTTCTGCATGCATTCATTTCATATGCCTTGCGCCTTGCATGGGACGGCTCTACACAGCAGTACACTACCTCATGGCAGTAACAAAAGCCCACACTAAACAAGTTGCATGCACATACCATGACCAAGGGGTCTAATGCGGAAGGAATAAGAGCGTGTTCACAAGAGCATTATCAAAAAAAAGGATTCAAGAAATAACCACTTGGCGTGAGACCACCTAGACACTGGGAGCATGAGCTGCATCTGAAATGTGTGCTGGCACTCTACCTTTCAGCATGCCGCAGATGACGAGAGGAAACGGTAAACCACTCATAACTGAAGCTTGTGGCTGCGGTTCTTGCTAATGAAAAGCCttgaagcagttttttttctgttcctcaaGCACATATCTGTAtatcatttttttaatgcatccaCAGTGTCCCAGTAGAACAGCTTGCAGTGTTCTAATTGGGTGCAAATGCCAAGCGGTCGGTTGGGTTGTATTAAGTATCCTTAACTACTGGCTACCCGCAAAAACTTGTCTTTACGTAGCCGCTGTTCCGAACATCGTTACATTGTGCTCCTGGCAGATAGTAAGTACTAACTGTTGGCAATGGCAATGTGTCCCCAACACTTGTATTGAATCTCAGCAAGCCATGTTTGCAACTCATTCTTCGCCCTCTTTTATTCCTGCTTCTTGTTCTCTCTTTATACATCATGTACTAATTCTGCGCATTCTTGAATTTCCACTTCCAAAAATTAACACCAGAATGGATGAGAggtgcaattttattgctgaaaatAAAAAGCAGCAACAATTTTATGAATGAGTTTTTCATAGTTTCACTTGTGCAGTGCAGTATCGTTTTTATATGAGGGCATGTGAAGGATGTTGCAGTTCAGTAACATTACTGTTTTCTGAGCAGTAAGATTTTAGTTGGGTTATTCTCTTCAGTAAGGTTGAAAAAAGCTACAAAATTTTTCAGCACACACAGAAAAGTAGCTAACAAATTAAAATGTCAGAATACGCATGCCCCATAGCATCCTTGATTTGTGTTATGCACTACTCAGCCCTGCGTCCGAATACAACAGTCTGAATACCTCTTCTGATATGCTGTGAATAAGAGCCATTTGTCATCTAACTTGTGTATTTTCGGAATTGAGAAAAACCAAGGACAATCACGGCTAACTTACCTTCATGAAACGAGGGAGTCGGTAGCTGTCTGACACACATGTCAATCGTTTTCATGCTGGCCGCTGAACCAAACGATGCCTTAGTTGCGCCCGCTGCATTGCCTGGCAGCGAAGGTATCTCGCATGTGTATAATGTGAAACGTTTTCTTTACTCAACGCACGTTTTCCTACAGTGCCTACCACTGGCCGCTGAAGGAAAAAGTGGCTAGGTTTCGGCCTCATCATTTTGGTGCGGCCCCTGCGGTTCTGCGCTTTTCCGCCACTATGATGTCGCCCTCCGCTAAAGCGAACGACGCCGTGGTTCCACCTGTTTCATTTTTCTACGGTCTTGCTGTTGGTTTTCTGCCGCTGCACTGTTTGTCCAAGCTGTGTTGTGGCCCTCGCGACTTTTCCGTCTCCCTTCCTTTGTGGGCACTCGCGCCTGCTCACACGTCAAATCCATCTAACCTTTCCATCTAACTAGTCATGTGACCAAACTCAGCGTATCAGCCTAGGTTTATACATTTATTACAATTTTTTGTGCATGTAAAATGTCTCTGAAGAAAGTTTCTTATAGCAAGCATTTACTTTAATGCTTACTTACAAATTGCAGCAGAAGTGACGTGTACATTACAGAGAGCCAATGAGCAGTGCCCTGGCTGGGTTtgcgctgaaaaagaaatgctaccGGGAGCCCACAAGCAGCCAATGCACATGTGAAATCTTCCTGacggtgccagatggcgccaggtacccggcaggctATGCGCGGTCCTGCAGCATCTGGGCCAATCAGCGCATGCTCTCATGCGGTGGGTGGGCTTCTGGTACTTTGGTAACATTAACAGGGTACACGGTACGCTAACGGTGTCTCGATGGCCACAGAAACCGTTCGTGTAACAGCGCTCACTGGCCTTACAGTGGATGGACTGGtcgcttcgaatgccttcgaaatgCCCATGTGACAGAACTGTCAGATTAGAACACAAGATACTGGCCCGTTTTTGGACACTTAAAATTAACGCCACATTCTTTTGTGTCTTGTTTCACGTGAGTACAGTGGTGAAAAAATTTGGCGTCAGCGTTTAGATGGTTGAACCATTGCGTTGCGCAGGTGCGCCGATGAGGAGAGTTCTTCGTGGTAGACGGCCGCCCACAAGAGCACAACCACTGGATGAACAACGTGAACTACTCGCCCAGCAAGCGCCGACAAAACATCGTGGCCTTGCTCTTCAATGGAGACATCTACCACCAAAAGAAGGTGAAGAGAAGCTAATCCTGCACTCCTTAGCTGGTAGTTTGTAATCAGTTGATAGCGTGTGCAAGCTACGAACATgcctgattcatcatcatcatcagcagcagcatgactacacccgctgcagggcagaggcttctgccatgtttctccaattaaccctatcctttgccagctgcgcttaccctatgcctgcaagcttttaAATCTCACCCgtccacataaccttctgccgcccactactatgcttgccttctcttggaatcaactccgttacccttaaggaccggcagttaccttgccttcgcattacatgccctgcccaagcccatttcttcctcttgacttcgactaggatgtcattaatgcgcgtttgttccctcacccactctgcccacttttggtctcttaacgttacacttatcatttttatttccatggcttgctgcgttgtcgttaacttaagctgaacccttttcgttagcctccacgtgtcTGTCCCGTAGATGAGTACTGcttagatacagctgttgtgcacttttctcttcagggatattggtaaactgccattcacagtatgagagaacctgccatatgcgctccaccccattcgtatccttctagttattcccctcacgtgatctggatcagctgtcactacctgtcctatgtggacgtattcttttaccacttccagcacctcgctgccaattgtgaactgctgttctcctgCTAGACTGTTAggcttttgaacattactttggttttctgcatgttaatttttcgaCCCGCCGTTCTGCTCAGCCCGTCAAACTCAttggtcatgatttgcagttcagctCCAGAGTGATTGGCTAGGCAaggtcatcagcaaatcgcagattatttaggtattctccatgaactcttgtccccaacagttcattcattcattcattcattcattttcatttattcataatcTTGCCATACAAATTATCAAAACACTGTCGGAACCCATAGCCAGAGGCTAGCGTGGGGTTCTGAAAAAAATACATAATGGCAATGACACAGCACTtgtgtaaaatgaaaagcacaaaatcaATGGCGAAAGACCAAAATACTACATACAATGAgtagaaaacaaaataatgtgCATTTTACAGCAGAATGAGTAAAGATCTATCAAGAACAACACTGTAGTGGAAATACAAACCGAAAACGACTACTACAGAGGTCAAATAAGGCTCATAAATTATGTTCCtaatgttttatttgtttcatgGGACTGTTTTATTTCTGGGGGTAAAGGATCCCAAACCTTAGCTCCTGAAAACTGCACCAACCTTTTGctgtagatgttattattcggtgGCAGATTAAAGTTACTATGTGTGAGGTATCTTGTCAGTCGAGAAGGAGAGCGATCGCAACAGGGGTTATTATGTGTGAGGTATCTTGTCAGTCGAGAAGGAGAGCGATCGCAACAGGGGTTACTATGTGTGAGGTATCTTGTCAGTCGAGAAGGAGAGCGATCGCAACAGGGGTTACTATGTGTGAGGTATCTTGTCAGTCGAGAAGGAGAGCGATCGCAACAGGGGTTACTATGTGTGAGGTATCTTGTCAGTCGAGAAGGAGAGCGATCGCAACAGGGGTTACTATGTGTGAGGTATCTTGTCAGTCGAGAAGGAGAGCGATCGCAACAGGGAGGCATTGAAAGGTTGATTATATTTTACTATGTTGTTTACACACCGCAATCTTTGAAGTCCGCAAGAGGTCAAAAGGAAGGATATTGATTAACTGAAAAGTGGTGTACTTGGCTCGGTATACTTGCTTTGTGTTGTAATTCGGATAGCCCGTTTTTGTAATCGCTGGATAGGATCAAGGTAAGTGTTGTATGTCAACCTCCATGATTCTAAACTGTAtattaaatgactgttaataaggGCAAAATAAAGAGTTTGCAGTGTATGTGTATCAAAAACGATCGCGGGCCTGTAATAAGGCATAACAGCCAGAAGCCAACTTAGAACAGACGGCGCTAACCTGATTTTTCCAGTGAAGATGTTCATCTAGaatgacaccaagatacttaAGTGAGTGTGTTCATTCAAGTGAGTGGTCGTTAATGAAAATGTTAATTTGGTTGCTGCCAATGACTTTTGCTCATGAGCTAAATTCTATATATTTGGTTTTGCTTGAATTAATTGTTAGCTTGTTATTAAAAACCACCTTGAAACTTTTTTCAGTTCTGCATTTGTTTTTGCTTATAAATCCTCATGGTTGTCAGCTGTAACTATGATCGCAGTGACATCTGCATACATTAAAGTATCAGAGCAACTTAGGGCCTTCGGCAAATCATACAAGTATAACAAAAACAACATGGGCTCTAAAACGAATCCTTGAGGAACCCCGGTTTGTAAATATTGAAGTGATGTAATGTTATTCATAACTACAGCTTGTTGATGGTTTTCGATGTAACTAGAAAGTAAGCTGTAGACTTCGCCGCGGAATCCATAATGGTTTAATTTGTGGACCATAATACTGTGATtcacagtatcaaatgctttctttaaatCAACAAATACAATGGCGGCCAGTTTGTTTTCATGTAATGCTGTGTTCATGTAATGCTGTGTTAATTGAGTCAAGCTTAGGACAGCAGATGCCGTTGAATGATGTTTTCGAAATCCATGTTGCTGTTAACAGAATAAgttatgcttttctaagaatttgCAAATATTGTTGTCTAGAATGTTTTCGTAAATATTATTAATAGCACTTAGGACAGAAATGGGTCTGTAGCTTGACTGATTGGATTGGTCTCCATCTTTCTATAGTGGGACAACTTTGGCAATCTTTAGTGCGGATGGGTACTTTGCACATTTTAATCAATGAATAAAATGTTTGCATAAGATGGGTACCGAGATATCACTATTTTCCTTAAGTATACGTGGGTAAATTCTATCCAGTTCAGCAGATTTATTGCCTGTTAAGCTGAGAATAATGGATGTAATTTTTTCGGGTTCTATTTCAAACATTCCAAAAGTATTGAGAGCTGGATTGGATGCAGCATTTTGTTGTTGTGATTCATTGAGTTGAGCAGCTAAGGACGGGCCGATATTGGTGAAAAAGGAATTAAATCTTTCTGTAGTATTGCCATCTATTCTCTCCTGGAGAGCACGGCGCAAACTGGCTTTGCCAGCgacttcatttattattttccagACTTGATGCAAATTGCCGGAAGCCTGTTCAACGAGACGCGTGTAATATTCTTTTTTCGGGCCCTCATCATTGACACGGATCTGTTGCACAGGCTCTTAAATTGGTTTAGATAGTAAACATTATCtttgtgttgggggggggggggcttccatTTGCGGTACCAtgaatctttttcttttaaaacggCGAGGATTGGCTCAGTCATCCAAGGGCATAGTGGTGCTTCATAAGAGCGAACACTAATATTTCTGCTGCAGTTAGTAACCATTCACGAAAGCGTGTCTATTAGGTTATTAAACTCTGTATCGACGTCGTCATGCTACATTACACTGGGGTCGACGGCCAGTAAATTTTCACGCAGAAGGGCGTAATCTATTTTAG comes from the Amblyomma americanum isolate KBUSLIRL-KWMA chromosome 1, ASM5285725v1, whole genome shotgun sequence genome and includes:
- the LOC144128218 gene encoding uncharacterized protein LOC144128218, whose translation is MVMVCVDAVSAQNAAEFPMQHFLYREPMSSALAGFALKKKCYREPTSSQCTCEIFLTVPDGARYPAGYARSCSIWANQRMLSCGAPMRRVLRGRRPPTRAQPLDEQRELLAQQAPTKHRGLALQWRHLPPKEGLYVTGEQLPPIVGPKAYRCFYHAEIDSRHLALERAGGLAWT